One part of the Mya arenaria isolate MELC-2E11 chromosome 3, ASM2691426v1 genome encodes these proteins:
- the LOC128228145 gene encoding uncharacterized protein LOC128228145 — translation MVSVTSYDENPDIVHLSDEYRPTKLADIVSELYDGERTVAYTVMEDKNFPDRHMIDFLLDVIMESYVFCKNEVDNSWNVVSKWFLDDCQMQQMRNALKYGRKGIVLKLLPKIEQKNTSYMKGICRHESLKELLSNEDIRKYMVLCLKLTLLMNANDPPVHLECSGWKPIRDRQEEQEDLLQSAKSAVDANNLKPATSPTNEDSETHKEHIFEKNFEEHTETNREELEKSKYKEYTFRERHTVIHVWPVMYLHKGGPILRKGIAQRVKDSKAEPSDKPWAWWK, via the exons ATGGTGTCGGTAACTTCTTATGACGAAAATCCTGACATCGTCCACCTCAGCGACGAATACAGACCTACGAAGCTGGCGGATATAGTCAGTGAGCTTTATGACGGCGAGAGAACAGTCGCTTACACGGTCATGGAAGACAAAAACTTTCCAGATCGACACATGATAGACTTTCTACTTGACgttatcatg GAATCTTACGTTTTCTGCAAAAACGAGGTTGACAACAGCTGGAATGTCGTCTCAAAATGGTTTCTAGACGAC TGTCAAATGCAGCAAATGCGAAATGCGCTCAAATATGGAAGAAAAGGGATTGTTTTGAAGCTGCTTCCGAAAATTGAACAG aaaaaCACGTCATACATGAAAGGTATTTGTCGACATGAGTCTCTTAAAGAGCTGCTTTCAAACGAAGACATCAGAAAATACATGGTTCTTTGCTTAAAGCTCACTTTGCTGATGAATGCAAACGATCCGCCTGTTCATCTTGAGTGTTCTGGATGGAAACCGATCAGAGACCGGCAAGAGGAACAAGAGGATTTATTGCAGAGCGCAAAATCCGCCGTTGATGCAAACAACCTTAAACCAGCAACATCGCCGACAAATGAAGACAGTGAGACacataaagaacacattttcgAGAAAAACTTTGAAGAACACACTGAAACGAACAGAGAAGAGCTTGAAAAATCTAAGTACAAAGAGTACACTTTCAGAGAAAGACATACTGTTATCCATGTTTGGCCAGTCATGTATCTGCACAAAGGTGGTCCCATTCTGAGAAAAGGAATTGCTCAACGCGTAAAGGACAGTAAGGCTGAGCCAAGCGATAAACCGTGGGCTTGGTGGAAATAA